The following coding sequences are from one bacterium SCSIO 12741 window:
- a CDS encoding helix-turn-helix transcriptional regulator has protein sequence MKKEVVINNSPVCQVRMQAINDAMSVLSGKWKFPILGTLIQVEKLGFMDLLREVKGIGTKMLSKELQDLELNQLVQRKVMDTRPITVEYSITEYGKTIAPIIDELAQWGMEYRNALNDQK, from the coding sequence ATGAAAAAAGAAGTGGTCATTAACAACAGCCCTGTCTGTCAGGTACGGATGCAAGCGATCAACGATGCCATGAGCGTGCTATCCGGAAAGTGGAAATTTCCAATTTTGGGCACTCTGATTCAGGTCGAAAAACTCGGTTTTATGGACCTGCTGCGGGAGGTAAAGGGAATTGGAACTAAAATGCTTTCCAAAGAGCTTCAGGACCTTGAGCTGAATCAACTGGTACAGCGCAAAGTGATGGACACCCGGCCTATTACCGTGGAGTATTCCATTACTGAATATGGCAAAACCATTGCCCCCATCATTGATGAATTAGCCCAGTGGGGAATGGAATACCGCAATGCGCTGAACGACCAGAAGTAA